From Oligoflexia bacterium, one genomic window encodes:
- the fusA gene encoding elongation factor G, producing the protein MADKISLEHVRNIGISAHIDSGKTTLSERILYYTGKIHKIEEVRGKSGVGAKMDSMDLEREKGITIQSAATYCEWKNTIINLIDTPGHVDFTIEVERALRVLDGAILVLCSVSGVQSQSITVDRQMKRYKVPRIAFVNKMDRAGANPFRVTQQLREKLGHNAHMITLPIGAEDQFAGIIDLVDMKANYYDGDNGENIRIESIPADYLEQAMKMRDELVAEMGNFDDLVADKYLNGQAVTTDELKKAIRTATLSLKFIPVMTGSAYKNKGVQLLLDAITAFLPNPTEVVNEGLDQNNKEEKVVIKNDPDGPFIGLAFKLEDGRYGQLTYMRIYSGTINKGDFIYNRFNQDRKVKIPRLVRMHSDEMNDIESASAGDIVAMFGVECASGDTFCDEDTHITMTSMFIPNAVISLAVSPKDKAGQTNFSKALNRFTKEDPTLRVHRDEESAQTIISGMGELHLEIYIERIKREYNCEVVAGKPQVAFRETITAVGEFDYTHRKQTGGSGQFAKVCGFIEPLPSDAVETYEFVDEIVGGAIPREFIPACDKGFKEQIKKGPLIGFPVVGVRVTINDGSYHDVDSSEMAFKIAAMAAFREAFPIAKPIVLEPIMKLQVQVPEEFQGAIMGQINQRRGMIIGSANLENYTVIDSEVPLTEMFGYSTDLRSATQGKGEFTMEFARYAAVPRNVQEEMVATYAKKRAEANK; encoded by the coding sequence ATGGCTGATAAGATTTCACTTGAGCACGTACGTAATATCGGAATTTCCGCACACATCGACTCTGGAAAGACCACTCTTTCAGAGCGTATTTTGTATTACACCGGAAAAATTCATAAAATTGAAGAAGTTCGAGGAAAATCAGGCGTTGGCGCCAAGATGGATTCCATGGATCTCGAAAGAGAAAAAGGGATTACCATTCAATCAGCCGCTACATATTGTGAGTGGAAAAATACCATCATTAATTTGATCGATACCCCGGGGCACGTTGACTTCACTATCGAAGTTGAGCGAGCGCTTCGCGTTTTAGACGGAGCCATTCTTGTTCTTTGTTCTGTTTCAGGCGTTCAATCTCAATCAATCACCGTTGATCGTCAAATGAAACGCTATAAGGTTCCCCGCATTGCATTTGTTAACAAAATGGACAGAGCCGGTGCAAATCCGTTTCGTGTTACTCAACAACTACGTGAAAAACTAGGCCATAACGCACACATGATCACATTACCAATCGGCGCTGAAGATCAATTTGCGGGCATCATTGATCTTGTTGATATGAAAGCTAATTATTATGATGGCGACAACGGAGAAAATATCCGTATTGAATCCATTCCCGCTGATTATCTTGAACAAGCAATGAAAATGCGAGACGAACTTGTTGCCGAAATGGGAAACTTCGATGACCTTGTAGCCGATAAATATCTCAATGGCCAAGCAGTAACAACTGATGAACTCAAAAAAGCGATTCGAACTGCAACATTAAGCTTAAAATTCATTCCTGTAATGACAGGCTCTGCTTATAAAAATAAAGGTGTTCAACTTTTACTTGATGCTATTACAGCTTTTTTACCTAACCCCACTGAAGTAGTTAATGAAGGTTTAGATCAAAATAACAAAGAAGAAAAAGTTGTAATTAAAAATGATCCTGATGGCCCCTTTATTGGTTTGGCATTCAAACTCGAAGACGGTCGTTATGGTCAATTAACATATATGCGTATTTATAGCGGAACCATTAATAAGGGTGATTTTATTTACAATCGCTTTAATCAAGATCGTAAAGTGAAAATTCCACGTCTTGTACGAATGCATTCTGATGAAATGAATGACATCGAATCTGCAAGTGCTGGTGATATCGTAGCTATGTTCGGTGTTGAGTGTGCGTCTGGTGACACGTTTTGTGATGAAGACACACACATTACAATGACTTCTATGTTTATTCCTAATGCCGTTATCTCGCTCGCTGTTTCACCTAAAGATAAAGCCGGGCAAACAAACTTCTCAAAAGCGCTTAATCGTTTTACAAAAGAAGATCCTACACTGCGCGTACATCGCGATGAAGAATCAGCTCAGACTATTATTTCTGGTATGGGTGAACTCCATCTTGAGATTTACATTGAGCGCATTAAGCGTGAGTACAATTGCGAAGTGGTTGCTGGTAAGCCACAAGTTGCTTTCAGAGAAACCATTACCGCGGTTGGTGAATTTGATTACACCCACAGAAAACAAACTGGGGGTTCTGGTCAATTTGCTAAAGTTTGCGGATTCATTGAACCACTCCCATCAGATGCGGTTGAAACTTATGAATTTGTCGATGAAATCGTAGGCGGAGCAATTCCTCGAGAATTTATCCCCGCTTGTGACAAAGGATTTAAAGAACAAATTAAAAAAGGTCCTTTGATTGGGTTTCCAGTTGTTGGTGTTCGAGTAACCATCAATGACGGTTCATACCATGATGTCGACTCATCAGAGATGGCATTTAAGATTGCCGCAATGGCTGCGTTTAGAGAAGCATTCCCTATTGCAAAGCCCATTGTTTTAGAACCAATCATGAAGCTTCAAGTTCAAGTGCCTGAAGAATTTCAAGGTGCTATCATGGGTCAAATCAACCAACGCCGCGGTATGATTATTGGTTCAGCTAACCTTGAAAACTACACGGTTATTGACTCTGAAGTTCCGTTGACAGAAATGTTTGGATATTCAACTGATCTTCGTTCTGCCACACAAGGTAAAGGTGAATTTACCATGGAATTTGCTCGATATGCCGCTGTTCCTCGCAACGTACAAGAAGAGATGGTTGCGACTTATGCGAAAAAACGTGCCGAGGCGAATAAGTAA
- a CDS encoding peroxiredoxin gives MSVKLKAGDLAPSFTLKSQDGRTYSLSDYKGRWVVLYFYPKDDTPGCTKQACSFRDNFESYKKMGIQVFGISVDDETSHDAFAKKFHLQFPLLADTEKKTSKAYGAFSNEKYSDRFTFVIKPDQTIGHIFEKVNVEAHASEVMEAIEKAK, from the coding sequence ATGTCAGTAAAACTAAAAGCCGGTGATTTAGCTCCGAGTTTTACACTTAAATCGCAAGATGGACGCACCTACTCACTGTCTGATTACAAGGGCCGCTGGGTAGTTCTCTATTTTTATCCAAAAGATGATACTCCCGGATGCACCAAACAAGCTTGTAGCTTTCGCGATAACTTTGAGAGCTATAAAAAAATGGGGATTCAAGTTTTTGGCATTAGCGTTGACGATGAAACATCACATGATGCTTTTGCCAAAAAATTTCATCTCCAGTTTCCACTTTTGGCTGACACTGAGAAAAAAACAAGCAAAGCTTATGGTGCTTTTTCAAATGAGAAGTACTCAGACCGTTTTACTTTTGTGATTAAGCCTGATCAAACTATTGGGCATATCTTTGAAAAAGTAAACGTAGAGGCTCACGCATCAGAAGTTATGGAAGCCATCGAAAAAGCTAAATAA
- a CDS encoding ATP-binding protein — protein MSELIAKQKLEKINILLVDDREDGLLALEAVLKDPEYNLIKVQSGRAALSYLLANECAVILLDVQMPGMDGFEVASLIKKREKSKDIPIIFVTAINKDINYIYQGYEAGGVDYILKPFDPHILRSKVAVFIDLYRKNKLILEQSEQLRIHERARLEIEELRRFKKVADSIPHIVWIVKPSGEIEFCNEKWGQFTGAVAKSNAQFLVENVHPTDRPQFIEKMTEAVKNKSDVEIEFRLKSKTNQYYWFLGRAIAVKDEMGDLIRWFGTATEIEVQKQVEEKRKFLDELSTHLMNSLDPVETLKKVAELSVNKLSNFCSVLTLKNGNLEPVTVAHKDPSKLSLVQEFITKYPVDMTSPIGSAEVIRSGNSQFISEITTQLLEANAKNQEHLDLLKKLQIKSYIGASLFVRGIPWGVLSFFSSDRAYEQDDLILAQDIAYRTSRAVENALLYQEVVTAHATLERSNRELEQFAYVASHDLQEPLRMVSSYVQLLERRYGDKLDKDAKDFIGFAVEGAQRMQQLVSDLLTFSRVTSRPSDPDTVDFNEILSKVKRNLSVTIEETGAKIILGDLPILRGDSTQYLQLFQNLVANALKFRSSDNPIIKISANKDGDFWTFSVSDNGMGIEPQHSNRIFEIFKRLHTRTQYPGSGIGLAICKKIVEGHAGKIWVESTIGKGATFHFTLPIKKEVSAEQAIHDKSQVTLNLAHASDANQKNKSNSSSQLH, from the coding sequence ATGAGTGAGCTGATTGCTAAACAAAAACTTGAGAAAATAAACATCCTCTTGGTCGACGACCGAGAGGATGGTCTTTTAGCATTAGAGGCCGTCTTAAAAGATCCAGAGTATAATTTAATTAAAGTGCAATCAGGTCGTGCAGCACTGTCTTATCTTTTAGCTAATGAATGTGCGGTTATTTTACTCGATGTTCAAATGCCAGGCATGGATGGTTTTGAAGTAGCATCTCTTATTAAGAAAAGAGAGAAGTCTAAAGACATTCCAATTATTTTTGTCACCGCCATTAATAAAGATATCAATTATATTTATCAAGGTTATGAGGCAGGCGGTGTAGATTATATTCTTAAGCCTTTTGACCCGCATATCTTACGTTCAAAGGTTGCAGTCTTTATTGATCTTTACCGCAAAAATAAATTGATCTTAGAACAATCAGAACAGTTAAGAATTCATGAACGAGCTCGACTTGAAATTGAAGAGCTTAGGCGGTTTAAAAAAGTTGCTGACTCAATTCCACACATCGTATGGATTGTAAAACCATCTGGAGAAATTGAATTTTGTAATGAGAAGTGGGGTCAATTCACAGGAGCTGTAGCAAAATCAAATGCTCAGTTTTTGGTTGAAAATGTGCACCCGACTGATAGACCGCAATTTATAGAAAAAATGACTGAGGCGGTTAAGAATAAATCAGATGTTGAGATCGAATTTCGTTTGAAATCAAAAACAAATCAATACTATTGGTTTTTAGGTCGAGCCATTGCTGTAAAAGATGAAATGGGTGACTTAATTCGCTGGTTTGGTACCGCTACTGAAATCGAAGTTCAAAAACAAGTAGAAGAGAAAAGAAAATTTCTAGATGAACTCAGTACTCATCTAATGAATTCATTAGACCCTGTAGAAACACTTAAAAAAGTAGCAGAACTTTCCGTTAATAAACTGAGTAATTTTTGTTCTGTTCTCACACTTAAAAATGGCAATCTTGAGCCTGTGACAGTGGCTCACAAAGATCCCTCCAAGCTTTCTTTGGTCCAAGAATTTATTACTAAATACCCCGTAGATATGACTTCACCTATTGGATCAGCTGAGGTTATTCGCTCTGGTAACTCGCAATTTATTTCAGAAATTACAACTCAACTTTTAGAAGCGAATGCAAAAAATCAGGAGCATCTAGATCTACTCAAGAAACTCCAAATTAAATCATATATTGGGGCCTCACTTTTTGTTCGAGGCATACCATGGGGTGTTCTAAGTTTTTTCTCAAGTGATCGTGCCTATGAACAAGATGATTTAATATTAGCTCAAGATATTGCCTATAGAACTTCACGTGCCGTAGAAAATGCTCTGCTCTATCAAGAGGTGGTCACAGCACACGCGACATTAGAGAGAAGTAATCGTGAGCTTGAGCAGTTTGCCTATGTGGCCTCTCATGATCTTCAAGAGCCTTTGCGTATGGTTTCTAGTTATGTTCAATTACTCGAGCGACGTTATGGTGACAAACTAGATAAAGATGCAAAAGATTTTATTGGTTTTGCGGTTGAAGGTGCCCAGCGCATGCAACAGCTCGTTAGTGATTTGCTCACCTTTTCACGTGTGACAAGTAGACCTAGTGATCCTGATACGGTCGACTTTAATGAGATACTTTCGAAAGTTAAAAGAAATCTCTCCGTGACCATTGAAGAAACGGGGGCTAAAATCATACTTGGTGATTTGCCTATACTTCGTGGTGATTCAACTCAGTATCTTCAGTTGTTTCAAAATCTAGTGGCAAATGCTCTGAAATTTCGAAGTAGTGATAATCCTATTATTAAAATTTCTGCCAACAAAGATGGGGATTTCTGGACATTTTCAGTAAGCGATAATGGAATGGGCATTGAGCCTCAACACTCAAATCGTATTTTTGAGATTTTCAAACGTCTGCATACAAGAACTCAGTATCCAGGTAGCGGCATCGGATTAGCCATTTGTAAGAAAATTGTTGAAGGCCATGCAGGTAAGATTTGGGTAGAATCAACTATAGGTAAGGGCGCGACATTTCACTTCACATTGCCTATTAAAAAAGAAGTAAGTGCTGAGCAAGCTATTCATGATAAATCACAAGTCACTTTAAATTTGGCACATGCAAGTGATGCAAATCAAAAAAACAAATCCAATTCATCATCACAACTACATTGA